From the genome of Acinetobacter sp. TR3:
CGACTCTGTAGCAGCATTAACCCCTAAAGCCGAAATTGAAGGCGAAATGGGTGACTCACACATGGGCTTACAAGCACGCTTAATGAGTCAGGCCCTACGTAAAATTACAGGTAATGCGAAACGCTCTAACTGTATGGTGATCTTCATTAACCAAATCCGTATGAAGATTGGTGTGATGTTTGGTAGCCCAGAAACCACTACAGGTGGTAATGCACTTAAATTCTACGCTTCTGTACGCTTAGACATCCGTCGTATTGGTCAAGTGAAAGAAGGTGACGAGATCACAGGTAACGAAACGCGTGTTAAAGTTGTGAAAAACAAAATGGCGCCTCCGTTCAAAGAAGCTGTGTTCCAAATCATGTATGGCAAAGGCACTAATCAGTTAGGCGAATTGGTTGATCTTGCCGTTCAACAAGACATCGTACAAAAAGCGGGTGCATGGTATTCATATCAAGGCAATAAAATTGGCCAAGGTAAAAACAATGTGATTCGTCATTTTGAAGAAAATACAGCAATGGCTCAAGAAATTGAAAAGGTTATTCGTGAACAACTTCTTACTAAGAACAACAAAGAAGCAGCTCAAACCGAAGATGAAGATGAACCAGATTTTTTAGAAAGCTAAGCTGAAACGCCCTTCGGGGCGTTTTTCTTTCAAGAGGATATAAAACTTGTTTAATTCTGAAAAAATAGAAAAGCCCAAAACACTGACAGGTGCAAGATTACGCTCTTATGCATTCGCCCTTCTTACACGTCGGGATTATTCCAAAGCAGATCTCGAAGCAAAATTAAATCAATATGCGATCAATCCAGAAGAAGTTGCAAATCTAGTTGATGAGTTAGCACAACAAAATTACCAAAGCGACCAACGTGTTGCAGAGCTTACATTGGCCAGTCAACTTAGAAAAGGTAAAGGATTACAAAGAATTAAACAGGCTTTAAAAGCAAAACAACTCGATACAGAACTTATTACAGAAGAACTTTCAGAGGTTGATTGGCTAGATCAAGCTTATCAACTCAAAATAAAGAAATTTGGGATAGATGTAGAGACAGATCCAAAACTAAAAGCAAGACAAATTAGATTCTTACAATACCGAGGATTTGATATGGGAATAATTATGAAAGCAATTGCTCGAACGAGCGATGAAGAATAAATGGTGGCAGCCCCACTAGCATTACTTCGGCACATCATAGATCTATTACCGTTGCTACCTTCCGGTCCTGGCGGGGTTCATAGAGTACAATTGCGAAGCTACCAGCAGGGCTACCATTGCCTGACAAAGTATAGAGATTTTTGCCTGAGTTGCAAGACTTGTATCTGTTTTTAAGTGACTTTTTGATTCAATTGCTTATTTCATCAGCAGAATCCATCTCTATATTATCTATTTAATTTAAAAGTGTATAAACATTAAACAATAGATAATTTCTTTATTCGAAAAATGCTTGAAGATTGTAAATGCTTATTGCATTTAAATGAGTTGCTGCTTTAATGACTAAATCAAAAACATAGATCTAGTGTGCCACAAGTAAACATGAGGACTTGTTCGCTCACGGCTTTTTAACTTTATGGATGAATTTTTATGCTAAAAAAGTATTCCGTACTTTTTACTGCCTTACTCGCTAGCGCACATTTATATGCAAATGTTCCCATTGAATCTCGTGCACTCAGCCAGACGATTGCAGATAATACAAATATGTCTAATACTGGCTCAAACCTAAATTGGGATCTCATTCAAAAGAACCAAAAACTAGAAGAAGAAGTACGCAAATTACGTGGTCAATTAGAAGAGCATGACAATTCAATTGAGCAACTGAAAAAAGAACTAGCAAATCGCTATACAGATTTAGATCAACGTTTAGAATTACTCTCTCAAAAAATTGATCCACCAGAAGAAAACACAGAAACAGAGAATACAACTACAACTGAAGCACCCAAAGCAGAAACAACAACACCCCCTGCAGCACCAGCTAAACAAGATTCAACAATCCAAGCACCAATTGTACAACCGAAGTCAAATACTGCTACCACGAGCAATACCAACAACCAAATTGAGCTAGAAAAAGCAGCATACACGGTTGCACTAGATGCCTACAAACAAGGTGGGGCAAAAAAAGCCATTCAACCAATGCAAAATTTCATTAAGAACCACCCAAATGGAATTTATGTTGGCAATGCTTACTTTTGGCTGGCTGAGTTTTATTTAGCGGTTGAACCTGTCGACTATAAAGCAGCCAAGCAAAACTATAATATCGTAGTAACACGCTATCCCAATTCAGCAAAAGCATCTCGAGCGGTTTATCAACTTTATAGCATTGCAAAAGAAGTCGATAAAAACACTGCTCTTGCCAACCAGTATAAAACGAAGTTGCTTAACCAATATCCACAATCCGAAGAAGCTAAATTTATTCAGAAAAAATAATGCTTATAATGCACAAAAAAGCCAGTTCATAAGAACTGGCTTTTTAAATTTTAAAGCTTAGACCAAACTTATTTGATCTTCGCCTTTGATTTTAAATAATCAGTATAGTCTTCTAATAGCTGCTGTCCACGGAACTGCTGATACAACTTAGTTAACTCAGTAATTTGCTCTGGCGGTAACTCATTTGCAGCATTAGTATTCACGTTTGAAACTGCAACGATAACCAACTCATTAGGTAATTTTGCTGTCGTAGCAGACCACATACCTTCTTTAGTTGGCGCTGGAATGCTGAAAGCAGCACGCTCAATTGCACGCTTTAAACCTTGAGAACGTGTAAATGTGCCTGCATCTTCAAAAATGACTTGTGATTCTGCAACAACTTGTGCAGCAGGTAACGCTTTAAAATCAGCTAAAATCTTTGCAATTTTTGCTTGAGCAGCTTTATACGCCTTTGCTTCAATGACTTTTGCTTTTACTTCAGCAGTCGCTTGATCTAATGGTTTAACGCCCGCTGCATGGTAATTACGAACTTTAATCCAAATCGTATCACCATTCGCTAACTGAATATTAGAAGATGCATTACGATCACCGTTTTTCACATCATCATTAAACAGTTTTGCTTTAACATTTAAATCGCTCAAATAAGGGTTTTGAGTGGTTAAAGTCACCCCATTTAAAGATTCAACACGAGCACCCTTCACTTCTTGAGCAACTGCTTCTAAAGAGTCATTACCCACAACCATTTCATTTAAGCTATTTACAGTATCGCTAAATAAATTTGCAGTTTTTGCCTTCTGTACTTCAGCTGTTAAGCGAGCTTTCTCAGTCTCAAATGAAGGAATATTTGCAACTGGTGCATTTGCTTCAATGATATGGTAGCCATATTGTGTTTTAACAGGCTTAGAAACTTCACCATTCTTTAAGGCATTAACAGCATTATCAAAGTCAGCTGAGAAAATACCTGGTACATAAGCATCAACTAAACCACCCTGTGCTTTTGAAGTTGGATCTTCAGAGAATTGTGCAGCCGCTTGAGCAAATGACATTCCACCCTGAATCTTGGCATAAACATCATTCGCAATTTTTTGAGCTGCTGCCGCATCACGTGCATCAGTTGTAATTAAAATATGTTTAACTTCACGTTTTGCATCTTTCTGCTGCTTTTCAACAAAAGCCTTATAAGCCTGTTGTAAATCAGCCTCCGTAATATTTAAATTAGTTTGAGGCAATAACGCTGGGCTTAAAACCACATAATCAACATCAACACTCGCAACTTGCTTAAATTCATTTTTATGCTTGTTGTAGTAATCTGTTATTTCTTGAGTTGACGCAGTCAAACCTTTTTTATAATCGTCCAACTTAATACTTGCTAAATGCAAAGTACGCTGTTCTGTTTGCAAACTCGCAAGCTGATGTAAATCAGATTTACTCACCAATGCATAATCTAACAAAGTCGATGAAATCATTTTTAGTGCATGATCTTGACGCAAGCTAGCAATTAGAGCTTGGTTAGTCATTCCGACTGAACGTAAATAATTTTCATACAACTTTTGAGAAAACTTTCCATTTTCTTGGAAACTTGGTTGTTGTGCCAACATTTGCTCTAGCTGAGTATCGCTTAAAGAAATACCTAACTTTTCCGCCTGTTGTTGCAATAAAGAGCGTGCAATCAGCGCATCTAAAGCTTTTTGCTGAATAACTGGCTGATTTAAAAGAGACTCATCACCTTTTACCATTGATAAATATTGATCTTTATAATTTTTAGTCGCACTTTCCAAGTCTTTATTAGAAATATCTTGTCCGTTAACAGATTTCGCAACGTCTGCTTTATTACTGCCGCTAAAATATCCTTCAATACCTACAAGCGCTAAAGGGGTCAAAAACAAAACTAATAGGACTTTGCCAAGCCAACCCTTAATGACTGTACGAAATGATTCCATAAGTATTCCAATATTTTATTTCGGGGCAATTTTAACTGAAAAACCAAAGCGAATGAATGCTGAATAAAGTATTTCATTCAATAAATAAAAAACGCACCCAAAATGGTGCGTTTTTTGATTTAAAAAGATTACGCAACTGAATCTTTTAAACCCTTACCTGGTTTAAAACTAGGTACTTTGCTTGCTTTAATTTGAAGCTCTTCACCTGTTTTAGGATTACGACCAGTACGTGCAGCACGTTCTTTAACGCTAAATGTACCAAAACCAACTAAAGTAACCGTATCACCGCTTTTAAGTGCTTCAGTGATTGACGCAATCGTTGCATCGAGTGCCTTACCAGCATCCGACTTAGATACTCCCCCTTTTTCAGCAATCGCATCAATTAATTCTGATTTATTCATGATACAAAATATCCTCTTAATATCGTTTGTTAAGATCCAAGGCTATAGTTTAAAAGGCCATGCCGCCTTTATAGCAATGCTTTAGGGGAGAACGCAATACTAGAAAGGCTTTTTAGTAAAAATAAATACTCAAAAACCACATAAACAGACGAGTGCCTATATTTTTTTACTTTTTATTCAATTTACTCTTTAATTGATTATTTTCTTCAATCAATGCATCTACTTTAATATGTAGCTGAACTAAAAGTTGCTCGATATGTTGGAGATCTTTTGGAGTGACTAGACCAATACGATTCAACGAATGATTCACACCTGTGTCTAAAATTTTTTCAACTTTATCTTTAGTATCCGTCACTGATTCTTTGGCTTTTTCAGTCACTTTTCCAACAGTGTTATCAGCAAAATCTACAGTCTTGGATTCTAGCTCTTCACCCACCTTGACTAAAGAGTCAAATAATTTATTTCCCTCTTCTTCTGCGCGTGAAAAAGCACCTAATCCAGCCAGCCAAATCTGTTGCGTATACTTTTTGAAATCAAGGGCAGATTTTTTAGAACTCTTTGATTTTAGCTTAGTTTTTACCTCTGCCTCATCAGTTGGGTGTTCTACATTTGAGTTGTCCATTAACCATTACTCCCAAACACTTTACAAACAGTATGTCGTATTTAACCATAAAAATGTTTTTATAATATCAAAGTTAAGACTTGATCGTTTTAAAAAACTGTTCTACAAAGCAATAAAGTCATGTAAATTATTTTTAATAATTGAGTATGGATACTCAGATTTACGTGCTTTATGAAATTTATAGTGTGATTGGCAAGGATAAAGAGACCTATGAGTGATACGCAACAAAGACATAAACACCCCCATTTGTTGCTAAACATTGTCATCATTGTTTTAGAAACTTTTTTTTCATTCATTCTCACCCATGATGCAACTTTACGCTTGCAAGCGAAAAAGCTTATCGATGAAAAAGTTACCATTCGAATTAACAGCTATATTCCTTTTTTTGACTTTTATGTCCAATTTACCGAAAAAGGAATTTTATTTGATATCAAAGCCCTAGATCGAAAAGTTGACCTAGAAATAAATAGCACACTCATCGATTTGATTAAAATTTTCGTATTTAATAATCAGCGCAGTATCTACAATATGCGTATTTTAGGTGATGCAAGACTTCAAGAAGATGTGATGGATTTAATCCCTCACCTCACACTCACAAGTATATTCGCAAATTGGAAACAATGGTTCAATGCATTTGATAGTGATGCAGAAGCTATTGCGTCTCAGCAGCGAATTGCGCCATTGCTTGATAAAATCGATCAGCAACGCTCTGAGATCAACTCATTATTGGTTGAAGTTAAACAATATCAAAACCGCATTCATCGCATGCAAAAACGCCAACGTTGGATTAATATCTCATTCGCTGTATTCAGCTTTATTTTAATAGGCTTTTTCGTTTATAATATGTGGATACAATAATTCCAACATATTTCACTTTTCACACGCATTTTGGCAATTAAAAAACTTGACTATTTTAGTCGGAATTCATAAAATTTAGACATCTAGTCTAACCATGTGTACCGAATCATGCGTCTTACAACTCGCGGTCGTTACGCAGTGACTGCTCTACTTGATTTAGCTTTGCAGCCAACTGAACAAACGATCACGCTTGCCGAAATAGCAGCACGCCAATCCATATCAGTCGCCTATTTAGAACAGTTATTCGCAAAACTTAAACGACATGGGTTAGTTTCGAGTGTTCGTGGTGCTAATGGTGGATATCATCTTGCACGAAATGCAACTGAAATTACCGTGCTAGAAATTATCGAAGCTGTAAATGAAACCGTCGATGCAACACGTTGCGATCATAAAGGCAATTGTCAAAATGGTGCAATGTGCTTAACACATGACTTATGGCAAGAACTCTCCCACCATATTGCCGATTATCTCGCAAAAATCTCTCTTGCAGACCTGATTGCACGCGACAACGTTCAAACTGTTGCACTTCGCCAAAACTCAGCAAGTTTAGATTCAGCCCTCCTATCGGTTACAGGTATTTGACATGAAACGTCCAATTTATCTTGATTATGCAGCAACAACACCAGTACTTCCTGAAGTTGCAGAACGCATGATGGAATGTTTAACCTTCGAAGGGACTTTTGGTAATCCTGCATCACGCTCGCATGCCTATGGTTGGCAAGCTGAAGAAAAAGCTGAATATGCACGTGAACAAGTTGCAAACCTAGTTAAAGCAGATCCACGTGAGATCGTTTGGACTTCTGGTGCAACCGAATCTGACAACTTAGCACTAAAAGGTATTGCTCAGTTTTACGGCTCAAAAGGCAAGCACATCATTACTAGTAAAATCGAACACAAAGCTGTGTTAGATACTTGCCGTGAGCTAGAAGAACAAGGTTTTGAAATTACTTATTTAGAACCTGAACCACGTACAGGTTTAATTACGCCTGAAATGGTTAAAGCAGCTTTACGTCCAGATACCATTCTTGTTTCACTGATGATGGTGAACAATGAAATCGGTACGATTACTGACGTAGCAGCTATTGGCGAGTTAACACGTGCGAATAAAACATTCTTACACGTTGATGCTGCACAAGCCGCTGGTAAAGTTGAAATCGATCTTTCAACCATGAAAATTGATTTAATGAGCTTCTCTGGTCATAAAATTTATGGCCCTAAAGGAATTGGTGCTCTATTTGTCCGCCGTAGCCCACGTGTTCGCTTAAAAGCACAAATGCATGGTGGTGGTCATGAGCGCGGTATGCGTTCTGGTACTTTAGCAACTCATCAAATTGTAGGTATGGGGGAAGCTTTTGAAATTGCTGGTAAAACTATGCAGGCAGAACAAGAGCGTCTTCGCCACCTACGTGACAAACTTTGGAATGGCTTCCAAGACCTTGAGCAAGTGTTCTTGAATGGTCATCCGACTGAGAACGTTGCAAACTATCTTAATGTCAGCTTTAACTTCGTTGAAGGTGAATCATTGATGATGGCATTAAAAGATCTTGCAGTATCAAGTGGTTCAGCATGTACTTCTGCAACATTAGAGCCTTCATATGTATTACGTGCTTTAGGTTTATCTGATGAATTAGCACATAGTTCGATTCGTTTCAGTTTTGGTAAATATACAACTGAAGCTGATATTGATCATGTGTTAACAATTACCAAAGCTGCTGTTGAGAAATTACGTGAACTTTCTCCGCTTTGGGATATGTATAAAGAAGGTATCGACCTTTCAACAGTTGAATGGGCTGAACACTAATTCATTGTAGTTTGAATTGAACTCTTCATTGAAAACAGTGTTTTAACCCTCATATTAATATTAGGCTGACCCCGAGGTTTGGAGAAGCGAAATGGCTTATAGCGAAAAGGTAATTGATCATTACGAAAACCCTCGTAATGTTGGTGTATTAGACAAAAATGCAGAAAACGTAGGTACAGGTATGGTCGGTGCACCTGCTTGTGGTGATGTAATGCGTTTACAAATCCAAGTTGATGACAATGGCGTAATTGAAGAAGCTCGCTTCAAAACTTACGGTTGTGGTTCTGCAATTGCATCAAGTTCGCTTGTCACCGAATGGTTAAAAGGCAAGACACTTGATGAAGCTCAATCAATCAAAAACATTGATATTGCAACCGAGCTTGCACTTCCACCAGTAAAAGTACACTGTTCTGTATTGGCTGAAGATGCAATTAAAGCTGCGATTGAAGACTATCGTGGTAAGAAAGCGAAAGCTGTGTAATTACTGAAAAATTATTGGAGTTTTCATGATCCATTTAACTGAAAATGCTGCGACTCACATCAGCAATTACCTGCAAAATCGCGGTAAGGGTGAAGGCATTCGTATTGGTGTGAAAACTTCGGGTTGTTCTGGATTGGCTTATGTACTTGAGTTTGTCGATGATATCGACACACATGACCAAGTATTTGAACAACTCGGCGTTAAAGTCTTCGTTGACCCTAAAAGCTTGGTTTATCTCAATGGTTTAGAGATGGATTATGTTAAAAATGGTCTCAATGAAGGCTTTGAGTTTAACAATCCAAATCAAAAAGGTGAATGTGGTTGCGGTGAATCATTTACCGTCTAACTAGCAACACCCTCTTTCTTTTCGTCAAAACAGTGTGTTCCGCACTGTTTTAACGTATTTATTAATAGCGGAATTCATCTCCCATGAATCATTTTGAGTTGTTCCAATTACCAGAAGCACTCGATATAGATTTAGCAGCTTTAAAAAAACAATTTTTAAGTTTGCAACAGCAATATCATCCCGATAAAGCCACTGACAAAGATCAAGCATTGATCAAGTCGAGTGAAATCAATCAAGCGTATAAAGTGCTCTCACAAGTTGATAGTCGTGCGGCGTATTTACTTGGCTTAAAAAAACAAGATCATCACTTGGATCAGTCCATTAGCGATTTTGAATTTTTACAATCTGCACTCGAAATGCGTGAACAGCTTGATGAGGCCACCTCTACCGAGCAACTTAGTACCTTAAAAGTTGAAGTTCAGCAATGGATTGACGGTTTAGTTCGTGAATTTAAAATCGATTTTGCTGAAGAAGATTGGGCTGAGGCTCGTGATACTGTTCGTAAACTACGTTTTTTTCAACGTGTAATGAATGATATTGATAAAGCTGAAGATCGTATGTTGGACGAAGAAGATAGCTTCGATCTCGATGATGATTTTTAATCCGCTGTTACCAAATATTTTCAAGGGATACCTCACGCATGGCACTTTTGCAAATTGCTGAACCAGGTCAATCTACTGCTCCGCATCAACATCGTATTGCGATCGGCATTGACTTAGGGACAACCCACTCTTTAGTGGCGACAGTGCTATCGGGAAAACCGAAAGTTCTACAAGATGACAAAGATCGTGTATTACTGCCGTCGATTGTTCATTACGCAAAAGATTCAACGACGTTTGGTTATGAAGCCAAGCCGTTTATGATGACTGATCCCAAAAATACTGTTGTTTCAGTGAAACGCTTTATGGGTCGCTCACAAGCAGATATCAAGTTTCAACACCCATACACACTTGTTGGCGCAGAAAATGAAATGCCGGCATTTGAAACTGCTGCTGGTCGTAAAACACCTGTTGAAATTTCGGCTGAAATCCTAAAACAATTGAAAGATCGTGCAGAAGCTAGTCTAAATAACCCTGTAAATGGTGCAGTGATTACTGTTCCTGCTTATTTTGATGAAGCACAGCGTCAAGCGACACGTGATGCAGCGCAACTTGCAGGCTTAAATGTTCTACGTCTATTGAATGAACCAACTGCCGCAGCCGTTGCTTATGGACTAGATCAAGAAACCAACCTCAGCACAGATCGTAACTACGTGATTTACGACCTAGGTGGCGGTACATTTGACGTTTCTATTTTACGTTTCTCACAAGGTGTTTTTGAAGTTCTTGCGACTGGTGGACATACCGCGCTTGGTGGTGATGACCTTGATCGTTTAATCGTAAAATGGGCAAAAAAACAGCTTAATATCGAAACTTTAAGCGATGAAGAATATGCTGTTTTTGTTGTCGCTGCACGTCAAGCCAAAGAATATTTAACTGACCATGACACTGCTGAATTAACGTTATTGGATGATCGTCTCACTTTAGACCGTCCAACATTTGAATCAATTATTCAAGTTGCACTCGATAAAACCATGAGTGTATGTAAACGTGTACTGCGTGATGCTAAACTTGAACTCGATGAAATCGAACATGTGGTTTTAGTAGGTGGTTCAACACGTTCATATGCCGTACAAAAAGCTGTACGCGAATTATTTGAACGTGAACCACTCTGTACGATCAATCCTGATGAAGTCGTTGCAATTGGCGCATCTATTACCGCCAACCAGCTCATTGGCAACAGTCAAGATGGTTCATTATTACTTGATGTCACGCCACTTTCTCTTGGTCTAGAAACCATGGGAGGATTGGTTGAACGGTTGATTTCAAGAAATACCGCAATTCCAGTCGCACGCCGTCAAGAATTCACCACTTATCAAGATGGCCAAACAGCGATGTTGATTCATGTGGTACAAGGTGAACGTGATTTAGTCGAGCATTGTCGTTCATTGGGTCGCTTTGTTTTACATGGCATCCCACCAATGACTGCTGGTCAAGCACGCATTGAAGTGACATTTCAAGTTGATGCGGATGGCTTACTGACAGTATCTGCGAAAGAAACAACTTCTGGTGTTCAAGCGCAAATTGATATCAAACCATCTTATGGTCTATCTGCAGCGGATACTGAACGCCTCTTGATTGAAGGTTTCCAACATGCGGAAGAAGACAAACAATTGCGCCATCTCCAAGAAACAAAAGTGGAAGCACAACGTGAGTTAGAAGCTTTAGAACAAGCGTTAAAAGCAGATACCGATTTACTCTCTCAGCAACAGGCCCGCGACTTAATTCTTGCTGCTGAAGCGTTAAAAGCTCGTCTGAAGACCGATGAGCTTGCGGCGATTGAACATGCTGTTCAAAAACTTAAAATTCACAGCGATGCGTTTGCAGCACTTCGTATGAATCGACATATTGACCATGCCTTAAAAGGTACAAAACTTGAAGATTGGTCAAACTCAAACTAAAGGTATAGGTGATCAATATGCCACGTATTAAAGTTCTTCCTCATGCACTCATTTGCCCTGAAGGTGCAGAATTTGAAGTCGAACAAAACGCCAATTTATGCCAAAGCTTATTGAAACAAGGCATTAAAATTGAACATGCTTGCGACATGTCTGCGGCATGTACAACTTGCCACGTGATTGTTCGTAAAGGTTTTGACAGCCTTGAGGAAATGAATGACGTTGAAGCTGACTTGCTTGACCGCGCATGGGGCTTAGAGCCAGACTCGCGCCTGTCATGTCAAGTTGAGATCGTTGATGAAGATTTAGAAATTGAAATTCCGAAATATACGATTAATCATGCTTCGGAAAATCACTAAGCTTTATCCATAAAAAAACTCCTCTTTATTAGAGGAGTTTTTTTATCCAAGTTTATTGATCAACATCACAATCATCAAAATATTGCCAAATAGACTCCACATGATCTCTATAAGCACCTTTATCTATAGGTAGATCATATAATATTTGCAAATCTGGATTATATTTGAGTAATTGTGCCATATTGGTCAATTGAATATTCTGCTCAAAATCCAAACTATTTTCAGAAAAATCATGTGCATCCACATGACAATACATTTGCCAGTCTCCGCCTGCGTGAGATACCCAACGTATTGGCAATTTTCCATCAATAACACAAGAACAGGCAATAACCCCTAAATATTGTGGGAATGCTTTGTATGCTTGCGGATTAAAATCTCTGGTGAAAGGCGTCGCATCCATCACTTCCTGATAGCCTGTAAATGCAATTCCACGTTTTGCAAAGAAATTTTCAATATCACCATCTTGACGTTTTGCATTATTCAACCAAATCACTTGCCACTCAGTTAAACGTTCTCCACGATCAGCAGTAAATACGCCTGTTTGAGGCTCGTTAATCCAACAGCTTTGACGTATCAAAACCAAAGGATGTTCCGCTCCAGCTGTTTCTTCGGAAAACTGTTGGGCATCTTCATAACTGGAAAATGCACAATAATAATCTTGCCCCTCATATTCATCTAGCGCACCACGTTCTGGGTGACACCAAACTCGATATTCAAGAACATCATCATAAAAATAACCCGCACCTGACTTTACTAAAGCAGGATACTCACCCACCATGCTCTCATCAATAGCCAATGGATACTGTGAAACGAATGCAGACATTATTTCAACTCTATCAATAATTATTGGATATTTTTATCTTACTTCATCATCCAAAGTCAGTTTTGGAATACCCTGAGCATTGGTAATTTTTTGTTGTGTTTTGATACGCTGAACCATATTCTCCAAAATTTCAACCAATTCTGGATATTCATAATTCTGCACTTCCTCTAAGTTCAAAACTAGATGGAAGCCTTTATAATCAAAATCAAACCATTTTTGTGTATCGGATTTCTTACCTGTGAATTTTTCCATTACCTGCCAAGTTTTAACAGGTCCTTGAATCCCTTTTAAATAAATTGGCACTTTCGGTACGCACAAAAACTCACCTTTGATCAGTTGGTGAGTGTCATCAGCAATTAAGATTTCATCAACTTCAGCAGCAGACTGCAAACGTGCTGCTAAATTTACATCACGACCAACAATGGTATAAGCCATACGATGTGAAGCCCCGTAGTTGCCTACGTGACAATAACCCGTACTAATACCCATTCGAATGTGCAACGCTGGATAGCCCATTTTCTTCCAACGCTCACGTAACAATTTCATTTGCTGACGCATTGCGATCGCCATTTCTACACAAGACTTCGCATCTTGTTCAACACCCTGAGAATTTGGATCACCGAAGAAGATGAGAATCGCATCGCCCATAAACTTATCAACGGTTGCTTCATACTGTTTTGCTATTTCAGTCATATGACTTAAATAATCATTAAGTAAAAAAGCTAAATCATCAGGAATAAGGCTTTCTGAAAGCTCAGTAAACCCTTGAATATCAGAGAAGAAAATAGTTAATTTTTTACGTTTATATTCAATTTTAGCTTCAGCTTCCCCACGCATGATCGACTGCCATAACTGTAATGGTGCATAACGACTGAGCTGATTTGCAAAGGCAATATAACGTGTCATTTGGTTATGATAGTGCTGACGTTGTTGTCCTAAAATATTGATTCTTCTATGTTGATAATAGTTACCAATCACAATAAACATCATTAAACCAAATAGGCTAACAACTGTTAGTTCTGGATTGGTCGGTTCAAAATATTCCTCTGCACCAAAGATAAAAAAAGTACAGAAGTAAAAAGAAAGAATACCTATTAACCCAATTAAACATGATGCAGGTAAAGTAATTTTATTATTTAAACCGACATACAGCAAAGCAAATAAAATGGTAAATGTAGGAACTAAACTTAAATGTAAACCCGCCAAAACAATCGCAACAATAATGGATTCACATCCAAAAAGTACATTTTTTTCAGTATTCTTATCAAATTTGTACTGCAGCGATTTTTCTAATTTGGGGCA
Proteins encoded in this window:
- a CDS encoding adenylate/guanylate cyclase domain-containing protein; translation: MSLDRLIDKEPRQFAYFHRLMGYSILSLILVIYTFTSPSANYQLYILPFLLIHFLICPKLEKSLQYKFDKNTEKNVLFGCESIIVAIVLAGLHLSLVPTFTILFALLYVGLNNKITLPASCLIGLIGILSFYFCTFFIFGAEEYFEPTNPELTVVSLFGLMMFIVIGNYYQHRRINILGQQRQHYHNQMTRYIAFANQLSRYAPLQLWQSIMRGEAEAKIEYKRKKLTIFFSDIQGFTELSESLIPDDLAFLLNDYLSHMTEIAKQYEATVDKFMGDAILIFFGDPNSQGVEQDAKSCVEMAIAMRQQMKLLRERWKKMGYPALHIRMGISTGYCHVGNYGASHRMAYTIVGRDVNLAARLQSAAEVDEILIADDTHQLIKGEFLCVPKVPIYLKGIQGPVKTWQVMEKFTGKKSDTQKWFDFDYKGFHLVLNLEEVQNYEYPELVEILENMVQRIKTQQKITNAQGIPKLTLDDEVR